The DNA segment CCTGGGCGAGCATGCCGGGCACGACGGCGCGCATGAGCTTCATGGTGCCGTCGACGTTCACGCGCATCACGCGTTCCCAGACGGCGTCGGCGAGCTCCCCGATCGGGGTCATGTCGTCCATGATCCCGGCGATGTTGGCCAGGCCGTCGATCCGGCCGCCCGCGGCGGCCACGATCTCGGCGACCCTGGCGTCGTCGGTGATGTCGGCGACGAGCGTCACGACCTCGGCGTCGCCGGCACGGAGCTCCTCGGCGAGATCGTCCAGCCGTTCCTGCGAGACGTCGACCGCGACGACGCGGCCGCCCTCGCGTGCGATGCGCGAGGCGGTGGCCCGCCCGATGCCAGAGCCTGCGCCGGTGACGACGACCGTCTTGCCGGTGAAGCGCCCTCGATCGATGCGCTCGACCCACTCGGGGCTCTCGACGGCGTCGGCCGAGGCATCCGCTTCGAGGTCGCCCGGGCCGGCGGCCGGTTCCGCGGTCGGTTCCGCGGTGGGGGCAGCGGATGCCGCGCTCGCGCCGGCCGGGACGTCGCCGGCTGCGGCGCGCGCGACCAGTTCGTCGACCATCGTCTGCGGGAACCGGCCCTTGCTGAGCTTGACCAGGCGCTTGAGGGCGAGCCGTTGGACGGGGCGCAGGACGTCCGGGTCCTGGCCGGACTGCGCGAGGAGGTCGCGGATGATCGGTGCGCCGACGGGGTCTTCGAGCCAGGTCTTGATCGAGGAGTCGCCGGTGAGGGGCTTGGTGCTGCTCATTGGGGGATGTCCTTCTTCTCAGCAGTGTCCGCGAAGTCGCGAACACCGGACAACGGTGTCCGGTAGTAGCCTAGCATCCGTGTCCGAAGCATCGCCGGGAGCGGCCCCCGGAGCCCGCAAGCCCAACCGGGGCCCGAGCGCGGGGCCGGGCAACCGGCTCGCGCTCATCGCCGCCGCACGCGAGATCTTCGCGACCGACGGCCTCGGCGCACCCTTCAGTGCGATCGCCAAACGGGCGGGCGTCGGCCAGGGCAGCCTCTACCGGCACTTCCCGGATCGGCTCTCGCTCGCCGTCGCCGTGTTCGACGAGAACATCGACGAACTCGAGGCCGCCGTCGCCCCGGAGGACGCCGGGCTCGACGCGCTGCTCGAGGGAGTGATCCGCCAGGCCGTCGTCTCGACCGCGCTCATCGATCTGATCACCGCGAACCCCGACGATCCGCGCGTCGTCGAGCTCGGAGCGCGCGTGCGCGCGATCGCCTCGCAGGCCGTCGCGCACGAACGCGCCGCCGGCCGGTTCGGCGAGCACGCCGACGTCGACGACGTGCTGCTCGCGATCTCGATGGTCGCAGGGGTGCTCACCCGCACCGAACCCGACGCCCGCGCGGTCACCGCCCGCCGCGCATGGGACCTGCTCCACACCGCGTTCGTTCCGCGTCCCTGACCCCCAGCAGAGGCGAGCTCCCCAGGCGCGGCGAGCCCCTCAGGCGCGGCCGGCCCACGGGTCGTAGTCGACCAGGAGCGGTTCCTGGGCCGGGCGCGATGCCTCGGGCACGTGCTGGAGGTTCACGCGCACCCGGTACCAGAGCGAACTCGAGCCGCGCATGCCGTCGATGAGCACGTCAGCGGGCGTGAGGTGGGCGAGGACCTCCGGGTGCGCGAGCTTCCACCGCTCGAGCGCGTCGAGCGCCTCGGGCCTGGTCTCGGTACGGGCGACTTCGATGAGCGGCATCCGCGACACCCGCCGGCCCGCTCCGGAGCCGCCGGAGCCTCCCGCGCCGCCGCGCGGCGCCTTCTCGGCGGGCCCGAGCTCGTCGGCGAGGCGGAGCAGCCCGTCGAGCGAGCCGGCTGCGTCGTCGATGCCGGCGTGCGCGTCACCGCGCTCGCCGAAGCGGTCGAGCACCGTCGCGACGGTGAACTCCGCCGGCCGCCGGGTGCGCACCTCGTCCCACGACAGCGGGGTCGACACGCGCGCGTCCGGTAGGGCGCGCACCGAATAGGCGGATGCCACGGTGCGGTCCTTCGCGTTCTGGTTGAAGTCGACGAAGACGCTCTCGCCCCGTTCCTCCTTCCACCATCGGGCCGACGCGAGTCCCGGCGCCCGTCGCTCGACCTCGCGCGCGAGCGCCTCGGCGGCCAGACGCACCTGCGGGTACTCCCATCGCGGCTCGATGCGGACGAGCAGGTGGATGCCGCGCGAGCCCGACGTCTTCGGCCAGCCGGTGAGCCCGTGGTCCCCGAGCACGTCGCGTGCGACCATCGCGACGTCGACGATCTGCGACCAGTCGACGCCGGGCATCGGGTCGAGGTCGACTCGGAGCTCGTCGGGGTGGTCGAGGTCCTCGGCGCGCACGGGGTGCGGGTTGAGGTCGAGGCATCCGAGGTTCGCCACCCAGGCCAGGCCCGCGGCGTTGCGCACCACGGCCTCCTCGGCGGACGTGCCTCGCGCGTAATGCAGGGTCGCGGTGTCGACGAATGCGGGCCGGTTCTCCGGGACCCGCTTCTGGAAGAACGGCTCGGCGTCGATGCCCTTGACGAAGCGCTTGAGCACCATGGGCCGCCCTCCGGCGCCGCGCAGGGCACCGTCGGCGACGGCGACGTAGTACCGCACGAGGTCGAGCTTGGTCAGCCCGGGTTCGGGGAACACCACCCGATCGGGGTGGCTGACGCGGACGTCGTGCCCTTCGATGTCGAGGACCACCGCGTCGTCGGAGCGAGCCATGACACCACGCTACGGAGTCACCCGGGTCGACGGCGTCGACTCGGCCGTGCCCGGCTCGTCGGTACTGGGTTCGGCCGATCCGCCGAGACCTGCGCCGGGGATCTGCATGAGGATCGCGACCGCGAGGCAGACCGCCCCCGCGAGGGCCAGCAGCGCGCCCGCCGGCGAGGCGTCGTAGCCGGTGGTCGCGAACGAGTCGGCGATCGTCATGCCGAGGCCGAAGCCCGCCCACCACAGGAAGAACGTCGTCGCATGCACGAGCAGCAGGCCGCCCGTGGCGATGTCGTGCGCATCGACGAGCCCGGCGCGGACGCCGCGGACGGCGAAGACCGTCGCGACGACGGTGACGAGCACCGACCCGATCGCCCAACCGGACGGACCCGGGTCGCGCGTGCCGATCACGTCGTAGATCTGCGCGAGGTCGAGGTCGGGGATCTTCGCGACCGGGTTCCAGACCAGCAGGTGCATGAGCCCGATCGCGACCACCGCCACTTCGACGAGCACCGAGACGATGATCGCCGCGATCGCCGCACGCCTGCTGCCGGTTCGCGCGCCGCGCCCGCCGATGCCCGCCGCGATCAGCGCGTACCCGCCGACGGCGGCGACGAGCGCGACGAGGATGAGGAACGCGGAATGCGCGAGCCCCGACCACCACACGAGCACGGGGGCGGCGACGGCCGCCGCCAGCGCCGACCAGCTGCGCCAGGGCGACGGGTGGCCGGCCGTCAGGAGCAGGAGCAGGCCGAGCGGCAGCGCACCCCACACGGCCACGCCCCCGATGAGCGACGAGGCGATCGCGACCGTCTCACGCCACTCGGGTGCGGCGATGCCGCTGATGGCGAGGTCGACCGAGACGCTGGTCGCCGCGAGGATCACCGAGACCGCGAGGAACGCGGCGCCCGCGCGGGCGCGTCGCCCCGCGAGCAGTGCGTTCCGCGGCTTCAGGGTCATCTCGACCTCGTCTCGTCTCGGGCGCGGGTCCCGTCGATCCCCACCATGGCAGAGATCGAGGCGGTGCGGAACCCGCTTCCGCGCCCGGTGACGTAGAGCGGATGCCGCGGCTCGCGGCCGACCTCAGACCCCGTTCGACGCGGACCGCGGGGTCATGGGCGCGGTCGCGTCATCCGCTGCCGTGAGGGCCTGCTCGAGGTCGCGGGCGAGGTCGTCGACATGCTCGAGGCCGACCGAGAGGC comes from the Agromyces marinus genome and includes:
- a CDS encoding SDR family NAD(P)-dependent oxidoreductase; protein product: MSSTKPLTGDSSIKTWLEDPVGAPIIRDLLAQSGQDPDVLRPVQRLALKRLVKLSKGRFPQTMVDELVARAAAGDVPAGASAASAAPTAEPTAEPAAGPGDLEADASADAVESPEWVERIDRGRFTGKTVVVTGAGSGIGRATASRIAREGGRVVAVDVSQERLDDLAEELRAGDAEVVTLVADITDDARVAEIVAAAGGRIDGLANIAGIMDDMTPIGELADAVWERVMRVNVDGTMKLMRAVVPGMLAQGFGSIVNTASEAALRGSAAGVAYTTSKHAVVGLTKSTAFMYGPSGLRVNAVAPGPTITNIEATFASPLGAQRVRQAMAVLPDAAEAEALAASITFLLSDDGVNINGVVLASDGGWSAA
- the ligD gene encoding non-homologous end-joining DNA ligase, translating into MARSDDAVVLDIEGHDVRVSHPDRVVFPEPGLTKLDLVRYYVAVADGALRGAGGRPMVLKRFVKGIDAEPFFQKRVPENRPAFVDTATLHYARGTSAEEAVVRNAAGLAWVANLGCLDLNPHPVRAEDLDHPDELRVDLDPMPGVDWSQIVDVAMVARDVLGDHGLTGWPKTSGSRGIHLLVRIEPRWEYPQVRLAAEALAREVERRAPGLASARWWKEERGESVFVDFNQNAKDRTVASAYSVRALPDARVSTPLSWDEVRTRRPAEFTVATVLDRFGERGDAHAGIDDAAGSLDGLLRLADELGPAEKAPRGGAGGSGGSGAGRRVSRMPLIEVARTETRPEALDALERWKLAHPEVLAHLTPADVLIDGMRGSSSLWYRVRVNLQHVPEASRPAQEPLLVDYDPWAGRA
- a CDS encoding TetR/AcrR family transcriptional regulator, which gives rise to MSEASPGAAPGARKPNRGPSAGPGNRLALIAAAREIFATDGLGAPFSAIAKRAGVGQGSLYRHFPDRLSLAVAVFDENIDELEAAVAPEDAGLDALLEGVIRQAVVSTALIDLITANPDDPRVVELGARVRAIASQAVAHERAAGRFGEHADVDDVLLAISMVAGVLTRTEPDARAVTARRAWDLLHTAFVPRP